The sequence GTGTGATGTTGGCCATGGAAGCAGATAACCATTGAGCCTTTAAGTTCAGACATTAGGAAACAACTCCTATTGTTGGAGCAGACTTGAAAACATATCCCATTTGAGCTATTGTGCACATATCTAAATGGGATGTGGCAGGTGGGTGAAAGATTTATTGATTCCTGTTTGGGGTATTGCTGTAGACTTACTGCTTCAGTGGGCTTTCAAATGGGGTTTGAGTCTTACAGAACAAACTGAACCCTGGAATCCTTTTCTGACATTGCAACCCCCAAAGTGACAAGTCTAATAAGCCAGGGCTAAGGAAAGCTTTAAACTGCACGCAGAACAGCTGTTGTGTGCTCTTGCAGAAGCTCAAAGGGAAAAATGCTTTGAGGAGAAAAAGTGGCTGTTAATTAGTCTTTGAACACCCGAAAGTTTCTGCAAACAAAAATCCACATTAGTCTAAGTGTATACAGAGCTAAAGGAACCACTTGCTAATCACATGCTCCCCAATTCACTGGACTTTCCTTTCATTGCTTCCGCCAGTGAGAACACAGAGGTCTGGGATATTTAAGGCACTAGTTAGATTATGTGTGACCTGTCAGTATAGAAATTGCTATCTACTTAGGCCTGGCTGGGTGTCTGAAATTTTGCTTTGGCTGTCGTAAATAACATCCCGTGTTGGTGAGCACTGAGACTTTAGGGGGAGGGTGTTTCCTACCTAAAAGAACAAGACTGGAAAGACAAAATAGATTTCTAAGATACCTATTGAAGTGAGCTGAGAAACACGTTAAGAGACAAAAGAATAGGAAACAAATTAATTCAATAGAATCATAGAATAGGAATGTCCTTTAGAACACATCTTCCTCATTTTAGGGCTGATTGCTCTCAGTTACTTAGAAAATTTGCAAGAAGCAAATGTAAAAAGCAAACTTTCTTACATCATCATCCAGTGTGCCTTTTCCTCCCTCACTCAGAATTAGTGTAAGAAGACATGATAACAGGACTGACTGAGGATCCCTTAAGAAGCCAGGGTGGCTTGAAAATCAGAAAACAGGCGCAGGGATCATCCATCACCAGCCAGCAAGTCTCAGACTTAACACAATAATGTGATGTTATGCTTAGACTTCCCTCAAGCAGGCCTAAAGTGGTTCAACACTCAAGTCCTTATACATTTTCAGAGAAAGTGTAAAGTCATAGCAACAAtcttaagaaaaataacatttattaacaATTGGCTAAGCTACTTAGGTAGTGGCCACCCAATTAGGCTCGGAGGCATCTGGGGCTGTCTGCACAGCCTGAGGGGTTACAACCCTGCTAATCCACTTGCTGTGTCTCACGAAATCCTCTCCCTGTTTCTGCTGTATTTCCAGAAGGGTTTCAGAAAGTATCAGATGCCTCCCCATGGACCATCTGCCAGAGCCAGCGAGTTTTTACAGGAAGCcatctttctgcctctctctctcaggCCTTCCCACTAATTACTGACCACATGGTGGACTTGAGTGTGGGATGATAAAATCTGCCTGTGTGCATCTATCCCTCTCAATTCCCAATCTCTTAAGTCCCACATTGTTTTCTTCCATGAAACTCAGAAAGTGACTTTTAAAACTTACTTTCCTTGCAGCACACCTGTAAGAAAGGATCAATGCCCATAAACACTAGGCAGGATTTAAAAGTTTCACTTAATGCATTTGATAGGATCAAGATAAAAGACAATCAAAGGCAGAGTAAGACAGGGAGCGGTGTGGGGCCTGAGAAAGTGGTTGCCGTGTGGCCATCAGGGAATAGGGAGTGTAAAAAGCTTCTTGCACACACTGCCTCATCTATAAAAACCAGAATTACTTGGCATCTAAGTAACAAATGGATCTAAAGGCTGTAGAGAGGAGCTGTTGGCAGGAAATGGTCCCCAGGGCTAGGATATTTTCAGATCATGTGCATTTGCCTATAATGCATAGATCATGGATTACAGAACTCTGTTCACATAACTTTTCTATTTAAGGGCTAAATTTTGCAGGTTCTGATTTGTCGACTATCACAGTTTCTGGTGGTTAAGGCAATAAATCTGGATAGTTAAGGAAAAACTATAAATTTGGATAGTTAAGGAAAAACTATAAATTTTGCCTTTCAGATGCAAGGAAGAGGAAAGTGCTGTGAAGAAGTATTAAGAGGAAAAAGGATGGAGAAAGACCACAGTGATAGTAGAGATTTAAGAGCATTAGTAGAGGAGAGAATAGTAGGGGGCCTGGTAGCTGCTCCCCCCTCCCAATTTTCAGGAATTTGGCTTTCAATAGAAAAGGCTCTTCTATACAAATGCAAACTGACCTGCAGGTTGAGACCTTTCTGTGTCTGAAACTCACCATAAGCAGATAACTTGTACACAGCAGAGCACAGTGGAAGATTCCTACACACTCTTGGTAGGAATCTTGGTAGGTTGGTTTTTGATCCCAAATCAGTTTCCACACtgagtttaattttaaatgtctgGTTTGTCCATGAGTGAACTGGTTGTTCTGCTTTCTTTGAAACATGGAGACAGCAGATTAACTTGGTGCCACAGAAGCCAGCTACAGAATAGAAAGTCTCCATTTCCTATCTTACTAACAAAGTGCCCTCCATGACTCACTCTTGACTACATACATGTTGCCCCTGCTCCCCTGCCCAGacagaagaaaacaagcaaatgCTTACCTGCTGAACATACAGCAACAATAGGCAAAACTTCAAAATCCTTTCTTTTTCAAGCCTGATATCTAttagcattcaaaaaaaaaaaaaaaaacattctatgTCATATCCCGACATAGACAACGATTTACTTTGGGAGTGAAACAGATGCCTGAGTAGACAGATGTGAAGGGATACAAACATTTGATCCCAACCCTTCAGACACTTACATTGTTTATATCACTTGTGCCTCTTCTCAATTAAATAGGAcacttcattgttgttgttgttgtttttttaattttagtccaCCTTGTATCTGCTACAGTGAAGCCTTTAATTGCTATACCATAGTAGAGGATTCTTTATATTCTTGAAAATATTTAGGATCCTACCCCAGGTGTAAAAACAAACTGCTCAAAAACTGTTGTCAAGTTTCAGCTCGAAGCTATTGTATCCTTTGGGTTATTTTCATATTCAcagttttccaggcttttctttCCAAATCCCCTTCAATTTCTGAGCCCAAAGACCATCTGTAGCTCCTCTCCGGCCAACTTCCAAGTTTGGGTTACGCACATCTCTGACATTCAGAACCTCGATTAACTCCTCTGAACCTTTTGGCTGGGCCTGGGACTGATTACCCAGGTCGCGTTTATCTTTGAATTTCGCCCTTCAGATATAAAAGGTAATATGACAAAGACAGTATACGTCTTGTTTTAGTAATAATGGTGTACCCTGGGGAGAATCAGCGTCACTCTGTCACTCTTTACTTTAGGAACTACTTTtcctcgtctttttttttttttttttttttttgttttgatcagGATCCTGACGCCTGCTTGCTGACGTTGGTCAGGAGAAGATGCCCTCCCTGAAGCCTAGCCAAGCCGTCTCTTCCTTTCATTAGCGGTGTAACCCTGTGTTCCCCCCGGAGCCCTGCACGGAAGTGTAATCTTCCCGCGGGGGCCTTCCGTTTTCTCGCCTGGCTCAGAGCACTGAGCCTAAatgcaatataaaatattaactgaaagGGAAAACAAAGGATGCTGCCTCCAGGACGGCTCCAGGGCCTGAGGCTTGGCCAGGGCACTCGTCCCTGGGCCTCTCTGCCTCGCTGCCACCCTCGTGCCTGCGTAGGATCCCCGAGTTGAATCGCAGCTCGCCAAAGCGAATTCCACCTCGGACTGGTAACCTGACCCCTCAGCGTCGCCCGTTCCCTTCGGCCCGGAGCGCAGAATGACCACCAGGAGGCCAGGAACAAAACACTTAAACCTTGCATTTattaaggaaattttaaataaggaagggaaaaaaatgtcaaaacgGTTTCACGAATGTCAAGAGCACTTTTGTGGTGTAAACCGTGCAGTCACGAGCTAGGAGTTCCATTCCGATCTTTGCCCCGGGGCCAGCTGGAGTGCCAGTCCCCAACACCccggaaccccccccccccaaagaccCAGTTGGAAATGCAATAAAAGAAACAACTCACCCCATTCACATTAGCAggctccccttccccccaccccttcccctaaCACAAAACTCTAACCCCCAGGCAGGGAAACAGGCCACTAGGGCGGAAAAAGACTTGTCAAATATTCGTATTCAAGCAAACACACACAATCCCTTAAACGGCACGTTACAATCAATCAAAGGTATTTTATCGTCTGTCCTGCCAGGGCTGCAAGGAGCGGGAGGGAATGGGCGCGAACCTGGCCACGGTTTGCGTGTCCCCGTTAGCTCGGTTAAGTGGCGTATATGCGGGTCACTTTTCCGGTCACCAGGCAAGAGATGCCGTTGGTCTCTGCCTGCCCGCCCTCTCCACTGCCCCCCCGAGCTTGGCCCACCTGCGGGTGGAAAGGGGCTTTGGCCTGGGTCGCTGTCCCCGCATTCTGCGCCAGTGGCAGCTTCCAAAGTTCTGCGCCCTATTCGCCTTCTCTGGCCACTTGCTGCTGAGTCCAGAGTCAGGGCTCTCTTCTCCTACTGCCAGGCCTGGGGACTTTCAGAGGGCGAGCGATAAACGGGTTCGCTTCATCCCGAAAGGCAGAAGTCGAGAGAAAAAACTGACTCCGACAGGTTCGCTTCGCCCAGGCTCGCATGGTGAGGGGGCGCGGCCGGGCTGGCGAAGTGGGGAGGCGAGGGGCGGCTGCCGCGGGGGCCGGGGACCGGTCAGTAGGGCCCCACGACCACCGCCTCCACCTCCTTAGACGGTCTCCGGTCCTTCACCAGGAAGTTGATCATGCCCTCGGACTTGATGAGAAGGTTGCAGCCCAAGAAGAAGATGCCGAAGACCACGGTGAGCGAGAGCACGCACATTACGGCGATCTGAACCACGCGCATGATATACAGGCTGCGCTCGTCCGGGCCGCCCTCCGCGAAGCCGTCGTCGGTCACCACGGACGCCTGGGTGCAGCAGCGCACGGCGCGCTCCAGCGCCTCGCTGCTGTTGGCCAGGAACAGGCCGGCCACGTCGGTCTGGTTGCCCGGCGCCGGATTCATCGCGGGCGGGCGACTCGGGAGGCGAGGGTCCGAGGGGTGGGAAGGCGGTGGCGCGGCAGAAACAGGTGAGCTGAGCGCTCACTTGGGGACTCGCGCGCGCGGACCGCTCGCTCGCTTCTTTCCAAAGTACCCGGCTGGTGGGAGTTTCGCCGGAGCCTTCCCGCCGCGCGCCTCAGTCTGGCTGCTCTGCGCCGTGTGCTTCTGCCCGGGCGGTGCTCGTTCCCGGCGCTCGCTCGACTGGGGGCTGTTGGAACTTGGCGGGGCTGGGCCAGCCGGGCCGTGGGAGGTGCGGACGGCGGCGGTGGGGCTGCTGCTCCGAGCGCATAGCGGCCCCTGCTGGCCGCGCCGCTGCTCTGCGCCCGCCGCTGCTGGGCGCTGGGGGGAAGGAATGGGGCGAACCCCTTGCTTTTTCTCGCTTCGCCTCTTTTCCTACTCCAAGGCTAGGCAGAGATCGCTTTTCTGGCTTTTCTGGCTTGATGGATGATTGAAGAGTTTCGGGTGGGGGAAGGGTTGCGACCAACTGAAAGTTTCCTAAAAACTGGGTCACACAAGTGTCCTTGGCCTCCCGCCCCTCTCACCTCCGGGAGGTGGAAAGTGGCGATGAATCGCAGGTGCCAGATGGTGCCAGCGAATACACGGGCCCGCCGCCTGTGCCTGACTTTGTACTCGCTTGCGACGAGccgggagggaaggaagaagagaaagaaagaaaacgagGGAGAGAGGAACCGATTGGAAAACAGAGGAAGGCAGATTTTATAGAGACTCTTGGGGCAAAAGAAGAGGGTTTAGGGAAAGAAGGGTTCTTCTGTGGCCTTTGTGGTGGCCAGGAACAGGGTCACCTCCCTGGTAAGGGAGGGGAAGGTGGACAGAATGGCTACCCTTGTAGTCTCAATTGCAAATGAGTTTTTGGATGTGCTTCCAATGTTTTTCTCTGCTGGCAGTAAATCAGTTGTTTAAGGGAATTGCTCATCAGCACCCATCACCTAGAACACTGGCCAGCTCCTGGAAGATCTCCCCATTTTCCGTAAGCTGCTGTATTTCACCCTAGTCATTTTAAACGAAGCTACAGATGTTTAAAGGGCCTGATTGAGACTTCAGTCCATTATGATTCTGCTTCTGGTTTCAGTGAAATGTTACAAACCTGTCAGATTGTTTCTTGAGCTCTAGAAGAATAcgtcagggtttttttttgttttttttttttaatcttttctactctttttcttccccttcacctctccttcctctctcccttccttttttctttcttttaactgtAACAGCTGGAAACCAGTAACTTGAAGCCCAGTTCAAACTTTTGATAGAACACATTtattaaatttctattaaaaCAGAGTAGCTGTCCTGCCATTTTCAGCTCTATTCTCAATTCCATTATATTTGCTTGTTAAACCCTCTGATTTTTGTCTCCCCAAACATTATTTACTACATGTTCAAAGCTTTCCTTAAATGTTTTGTGCTACCTTGTAACCACAATAAAATAGAGTGAACTGTATTTTAGTGAAGAGTTTTCAACTTTGGGATGTTGATTGTATACCAGCTTCAATATGTTTAGATGCTTCTAAGTAGCtaattttattttggagggctgtTTCACAGCTGAAGACCTAGGCTTCGGCCTCATCCATAATTCATCTGGTTTATTGCTCTAGTTTCCCATGGTTATAATTGCCCTGAAGATTGCTCCAGTCCCAATAATTTCTTCTTTGggcaaatttattatttattgattggaaaaaaattatttaaatctcACTATACATTCAGCCTGTCTTAGTTAATATGGGTGGTACTTAACAGTAAAACTTAATGCATATGTGAAAAATTATAGAAGAATTTAAGATAATATAAAGCAATACTACAATGAATGGTGGAGGCAAGTAGTTAGAATTTAGAAAAGCAAAAGGTGGAGAATAGAGGTCACTTACAGGGATATTGGGACTTCCCagatagtgctagtggtaaagaacccaacagccaatgcaggaaccatagagatgtggatttggtccctgggtcggaaagatcccctggagggaggcatggcaactcactccagtattcttgcctggagaatcccatggacagaggagcctggcaggctactgtccagtgggttgcagagtcagacacaactgaagcaacttcacatacacacacgcacacacacagaaggataTTAACTTCTACAGGATTGTGTGTTTAGTTGAAGCTGGGTACAACTAATTATAGACCGTAGCCACCTCTTTATGTgacaaaaacaaagagaattaTGATACATTTGTAAGGTCTGGTTACAAAAAGTTCCTAAAAGTGTTAATTGAATCATTTCAGAATTTGAGTATATTTGTTGATATTAACAATACTACTATTTTAGTCAGAAGTTATTataaaaaatgatcaaatttaGCCATCCAGTAGAGGTTTTGTATCATTAAACTTCTAGATTtgagggcttccctaatggctcagatggtaaagaatctgtctgcaaaatgcaggagacttgggtttgctccctgagtcagggagtatcccctggagaagggaatggcaacccactccagtattcttgcctggagtatttcatggacagaggagcctagtgggctatagtccatggggttgcaaagagttggacatttctgaatgactaacacttatttcacttttcaaaggttttgtatctttaaacttGTAGATTTGAggagtacatttttaaaagaaataatggaacactctgacattattttctttcagctttaATTACTTACAGCCACAAAATTGTGGATAAAAtaattgctattcctatcaactAGTTCAGCTCTCTGGGAATGTAGTTTTGTTCCTTTATACCCCGCTTCACACTGCTACCAGTCTGATTTTGTTGGATAAAACTGCTCAAAGTATTTACAGGGAAACTAGCTATAAACCAAGTAGTAGAAAACTAACATTTATCACACACTTATAACTGGACTTAAAGGGATACGGATAGGTAGAAGTTTTCTATAGAAACTGTTTATCTTTCCCTTTGGTATTTTGAGTGAAAAATGTTCTTTCAGCTTTACTCTTGTTTTTCACCTATTTtctagaaaaatcttaaagatgtggaaaaattctttaagaaatgtttatataGAGAAACTTTGATTTCTGGAAAAGCAGATATTGATGTGAAATGGGGTAATGTGTTGGTACTGGTGATTCACTTCAAATAAAAGGATTTTGATACATACGActcactgttatttttatttatagtgaCTTTTACTTTATTGGGCAGGATGTTTGATTTCAAAAAGTTAAATCCTTATTATTTCACAACATACATGTTACACAAGGAAAGAAACGTGTATCTATTCTTTACTGAAAATATATCTATAGCATATAAAAAATTCTATTAAGATATCCCAGGCTGATGTTGATGGTCGTCCATGATCAGTGGGCATTAGATCTATAGTTTGAATAGTTTTGATGTAGGACAAGACAGTTGCAGTATCAAAAATCTTTTCCTTGagtctctctctgtatatatcaTGAATATAGTAAGTAGAGATTTTTCAAAAGAGAATATCATATACCTAAAGGATATTTATTACTTTGGGGCAAACTTTCAAAAACTAATTTATACCAGATTATACAATTTAAGTAGGAATAAGAGCAGGCACTCATATTCATTCATATAGCACCTGGAACACAAGAGGAAAGCCAGAAATAAGCCAAACAGACCATCAAGCTACCAAAATAGTTATCATGAAAGCCAAATACCTAAACTCATTCCTTTTTCTCCTGAGGTTGATCCCTCAAATTCTCTCAAATCTGTGCGTTTGGACTTCTCATGCAGTTTTAGCActctcttccctctttttttcttgattacaGGATATCAGTAACATGTGGGttgcagaggagaaaatggctgAAGGTACCTGCTTTTACAACAGTAAcaagcagaaggaaaaacagaataaaacattaAACAACATGCACAAATTTTCTAAGAGTGTACAGTATTGATTTGGGGACATTAAATACAGAGACAAACATTCTTAGATGGTTAGGAGTCTAGCAAAATGTGTAAAGACATGGACTTTGAATCCTGCTGTCCTcaattactagctgtgtgatcttggaaaaATTCCTTTACTTCTTTATACCTTATTTACTTTTCTGTGAAACGGAGATGATATTTCACAGGAGGTTGAAAGGATTGATCTACTCCATGGAAATAGCTgagaataattattaaataaaatagtcaTCAAACAAAATAGTTACTAGATAAAAATATATTGCAGTAGCTCCTGAGGAGGAAATGATtgtatagttcatttaaaaaaaggctaaattttgttcattttttttttcaagaagtcTAGAAAGTGAGTGATACGTTTTAGAAAAATTGCCATATGAAGCGATTAACCTTGTTAAGGAAAAAAttgaaaggatgtggagaaattagaaccatTGTGAGTTACTGATGAgagtgtaaaatggtatagcctaTGTGGGAAAAAGAGTATGGtgcttcctcaaaaaattaaacatataattgTCATATGGTCCAGAAATTTGATTTTTAGGTATATTCACCCAAAAGTTGAAAACAAGGGCTGAAATAGAAATTTGTACATATTcatagcattattcacagtagccaaaaggtagaaacaattcaaatgtccattagcagatgagaggataaagaagatgtggtatatacaaaaATGGACTATTATTTAGCCTTAAGAACCAATACAATTTTGATACATACTATAACATGGATAATTCTtgaaggcattgtgctaagtgaaataagccagacacaaaagcacaaatactgtatgattccatttatatgaagatagttaaattcatagagacagaaagtagaatggtggttatcagAGGCTAGGGTGAGGAAGTAATGGTAAAATATTGCTTAACTGAGAAGTATGAAGTTTTATTTGGAGAAGATGAAGAAGTTCTGTAGATAAATCATAGTGATGcttgcacaacaatatgaatgtacttaatggcaCTCACTGGTCCACTTGAAaattgttaaaatggtaaattttatgttattttaattaGATCTAGCATAGATACTATAAAAATTTCTGCTATTCATAGAAGTTGGAAAATAACCCCCAGACCTCACTATTCATCTCCTCATGGCT is a genomic window of Muntiacus reevesi chromosome 3, mMunRee1.1, whole genome shotgun sequence containing:
- the RPRM gene encoding protein reprimo, which gives rise to MNPAPGNQTDVAGLFLANSSEALERAVRCCTQASVVTDDGFAEGGPDERSLYIMRVVQIAVMCVLSLTVVFGIFFLGCNLLIKSEGMINFLVKDRRPSKEVEAVVVGPY